TTTCTTCTCCTTCTTGGCCGGCGCGATGATTTAGGGAAAGGTCATCACACCGTATCGAGCCACAGCGGCTGATTCAGCCCTGCGACAAATTCGGCGTGGCGCGCGAGTTCGGCGGCCGACGCCATATGGGGACGGGGTTCGCGAAAGGGGCGGTCGAGGCCGCGCGACGCAGCGGGCGCGGCGACCGTCGGGGCGGCCGCGCTTGCAGCCGAAGCGGCGAGGCCGAGGCCGATCTGCCGCCCGCCAGTCATTTCGATATAGAGATGCGCGAGCAGTTCGGCGTCGAGCAAAGCGCCGTGTTTGACGCGGTGGCTGCGATCGATGCCGTAACGTGTGCAGAGCGCATCGAGGCTGTGTTTCGCGCCGGGGTGCAACTTGCGCGCCATCTGCACCGTGCAGCACATGCGCGTCATATCGAGCGCGGGGCGGCCGGCGCGCGCGAGCTCGGCGTTGACGAAACCGAAGTCGAACGCCGCGTTGTGCGCGACGAGCGGCGCATCGCCCAGAAATTCGATCAACTCGTCGACGCGAGTCGCGAACAGCGGCTTGTCCGAGAGGAACTGGATCGAAAGCCCATGCACAGCCTCTGCCGCGGCGGGCATGTCGCGTTCAGGATTGAAATAGGCGTGGAAGGTGACGCCGGTTTCGCGGCGGTCGACCAGCTCGACACACCCGATTTCGACCAGCCTGTCCCCGCTCTTGGGATCGAAACCCGTAGTTTCGGTATCGAAAATAATCTCACGCATCGAAGCCATAATCTGGACCCTATCGGGCGTGGAAACAAGAGGCGATGAATCTTATCTGACGGTGCGTCTCGCTTTTGGGGCGGCCCGTTTCGATGATGAAATCGGCGCGCGACCGCTTAACGCGATCGGGAACCTGAAGCCGTCGAATCGCCTTCAGTTTCGCCGCAGTCATGCCGGGACGACGCATCACACGCTTGCGCTGCATCCACGCGGGCGCGGAGACGACGGCGATCGCGCCGACTTTTCTCCAGCCGCCCTTTTCGAAGAGCAAAGGTATGTCCAGCACAACGACGTCGCGTGCGCGGTGGCGTGCGAGAAAGCGCTTCTGCGCCTTGCCGACCGCGGGATGGACGATCGCCTCGAGCGCTGCGAGTTCATGCCCGTTGCCGAGCACCAGCGCGCCGAGTTTTTGACGGTCGACGCCATTCGGACCCGTCGTGCCCGGAAAGCGCGCCTCGATCGCAGCGACAAGCGCACCGCCGGGACCTTGCAGCCGGTGCACCTCGGCATCGGCATCGAAGACGGGTACGCCTTCGCGGACAAACATCGCCGCGGCAGTCGACTTGCCCATGCCGATCGATCCGGTAAGGCCGAGGATGAAGGGCCGGCGGAGCCGCGAACCAAGGCGTTTCTTATGCGTCATGCCGTCAGCAGCGCGCGCAGCTCCTCGTCGCGGCCCTCGGGCGGGGCGCTCCCGAAGAACAGCTCGAAGGCGAGCGCGGCCTGGCCGATCAACATGTCGAGCCCGTCGACGGTGTCGAGCCCGCGCGCCTCGGCCGCCTTGAGCAGGCCGGTCTGAAGCGGCGAATAGACGAGATCGTAGACGATCGCATCTTCGGTAAGTGGCGACAGGTCGAGGTCGAGTGGCGGCTGGCCCTTCATGCCAAGGCTGCTCGAATTGACGAGCAGCGACACCGGCGGGAGCTGCGCATCGAGCGCGACGACCTCTCCCTTGAGACCGAATGTCGCGAGGAGGCCCATCGCTTTCAGCGGACTTCGGTTGAGGATCGTCACCGCGCCGACATTCGCCCGTGCGAGCGCGAACAGCACCGCCCGCGCCGCGCCGCCCGCGCCGATAACCGCGACCGCTGCGCCCTCGAGATCGAGTTCGGCGAGCGGCGAATAGAAACCCGCGGCGTCGGTATTGGTACCGATCAGCGATCCGTCCTTCTGCCGAACGATCGTGTTCATTGCACCGATCGTACCGCGAATGTCGCCGGGATCATCGACGAGATCCATCACCGCACCCTTGTGCGGCATGGTGACATTGCACCCGCGCCAGTCGGGATCGCTACGGCGCTCCGCGATGTACGCAGCGAGACCTTCGGATTTTACATGCGCGCGGCGATAGTCGCCGGCGAGCCCCAGTGCTTCAAGCCAGAAACCGTGGATCAGCGGCGATTTCGACTGGGCGATCGGGTCGCCGATCACTTCGGCATAAGGAATATTGCTCATGATACGGCCAATCCCGTGGTGCGAAGCCATGCCAGCAGCGGAAGCATCGGCATGCCGATGATGGTCCAGGGATCGCCTTCGACCCGTTCGAACAATTGCACGCCTGCCCCCTCGATTTCGTAACAACCGACGGTCCAGCGGATGCTGTCCCATTCGCGCGCGACATAGTCGGCGATGAAGGCGTCGGACAAGGGGCGCATCCACAGCTTCGCCTCGCCAATCGCGCGCCACACGGGCGCACCGTCGCGCGCGGCGACCGCGGCGCTGAACAGTCGGTGCCGCGCGCCGGCCATGCGGCGGAGGTGATCTTCAGCCTCTTCGGGGCTTTCCGGTTTCGAAAGCATCGACCCATCGTCGAGCGCGAGGGTGGAATCGGCGCCGATGACGGTGACACCCGGAAGCCGCGACGAGATTTTGACCGCCTTCGCCTCGGCGAGCGCGTCGGCGATGTTGCGAGGGGTCTGGCCGGTGGCGAGCAGCGAAGCAGTAAGCGCCTCCTCATCGACATGCGCGGCGCTGATTTCGAACTCGAGACCGGCGGCGCGGAGCATCGCGGCGCGGCCGCTGCTTTGCGAGGCAAGAAGGATGGTCATGCCGCGCCGCGATCTTCGACGAGCTTGATTACCGCGGCGGCGGTTTCCTCGATCGAGCGGCGCGTCACATCGATAACCGGCCAGCCATTGTCGGCGAACATACGCCGCGCATAGGCGAGTTCGGCCTTTACCCGCTCGTCGTCGACATAGGAGGTTTCGGGCGCCTGATTGAGCGAGAGCAGGCGATTGCGGCGCACCTGCACCAGCCGGTCGAGTCCGGTCGTCAGCCCAACGATCATCGGGCGCTTCAAGCTGAACAGCGCGTTCGGCGGCGGCGATTCGGGAACGATCGGGATGTTCGCGGTCTTGAAACCGCGATTGGCGAGATAGATGCTCGTCGGGGTTTTCGACGTCCGCGACACGCCGGCAAGGACGATGTCGGCCTGTTCCCAATTTTCCCAGCCGATCCCGTCGTCGTGCGCGACGGTGAACTGGATCGCCTCGACGCGCGCGAAATAGGCGGCGTCGAGTTGGTGCTGGCGGCCTGGACGCGCTTTTGCTTCCTGTCCGAGCATCCGCGACAGCGCATCGGTGACGGCGTCAAGCGCCGCGACAGTCGGCAGATTGAGCGCACTCGCGCGGCGTTCCAGGCTGACCCGCAATTCGCCATTCACCAGCGTGAACAGGATCATCCCCGGACTTGCCTGCACTTCGGCCATGATCCGGTCGAGATGCGATTCCGATCGCACCATTGGCCAGAAGTGGCGCACGACCTCGACATCGTCGAACTGCGCAATCGCCGCCTTGGCGATATTTTCGAGTGTCTCGCCCGTGGAGTCGGATATGAGATGCAAGTGGAGCCGGCCCATCGCGGCACCATGGCGGGAAAGCGCCGAAAAAGGCAAGCCACGAAGCGTTTTGCCGGCCTGTGGATAATTTTTGGCATAAGCCCAGGGATGAAATCGGCATGCAGGATTCATCCACGGCCGTGTCGATTCCGCTCCACCGCTTATCCACAAAGCATGAATCTTATCCACAGGCTGTGAATATGGGGGAATGTGCTTTGCGACTCTCTGGCTGGCCGAGCGGCATGCAGAGTCAAGCTGTTGGCAAAAAGGACGCCCCGGCCTAAAGCCGCGCTTGTCCGCCGACCTACAAACCACCACAATATTATTCAAATATGTATATGAAGAGAGAAAGAGGGCCCGCGTGAAGGCGTCACCGAAGAGTCTGCTCGCAACGCTGCGCGGGGTGCGGCAAGAGCGCCCCGCGCTTTGGCTGATGCGTCAGGCCGGACGCTATCTACCCGAATATCGCGCCCTTCGCGAAACCAAGGGCGGCTTTCTTGAGCTTTGCTATGACCCCGAAGCCGCGGCCGAAGTGACGTTGCAGCCGATCCGGCGTTTCGGTTTCGACGGCTCGATCCTCTTTTCCGACATTCTCGTGATTCCGCACGCACTCGGCCAGCATCTGTGGTTCGAGGCAGGCGAGGGACCGCGGCTCGCTCCGCCGCTCGTCGATAGCGCGCTAGCGTCGCTGGAAACGGCTCACCAGCGGCTCGATCCGGTTTATGCGACGGTCGCGCGCGTTGCCGCAGCCTTGCCGCCCGAAACGACCTTTCTCGGCTTTGCAGGAAGCCCCTGGACGGTCGCGACCTATATGGTAGCGGGGCAGGGGTCGAAGGATCAGGCGGCCGCGCGGCGGCTCG
This sequence is a window from Sphingopyxis sp. USTB-05. Protein-coding genes within it:
- the dnaQ gene encoding DNA polymerase III subunit epsilon gives rise to the protein MREIIFDTETTGFDPKSGDRLVEIGCVELVDRRETGVTFHAYFNPERDMPAAAEAVHGLSIQFLSDKPLFATRVDELIEFLGDAPLVAHNAAFDFGFVNAELARAGRPALDMTRMCCTVQMARKLHPGAKHSLDALCTRYGIDRSHRVKHGALLDAELLAHLYIEMTGGRQIGLGLAASAASAAAPTVAAPAASRGLDRPFREPRPHMASAAELARHAEFVAGLNQPLWLDTV
- the coaE gene encoding dephospho-CoA kinase (Dephospho-CoA kinase (CoaE) performs the final step in coenzyme A biosynthesis.), which produces MTHKKRLGSRLRRPFILGLTGSIGMGKSTAAAMFVREGVPVFDADAEVHRLQGPGGALVAAIEARFPGTTGPNGVDRQKLGALVLGNGHELAALEAIVHPAVGKAQKRFLARHRARDVVVLDIPLLFEKGGWRKVGAIAVVSAPAWMQRKRVMRRPGMTAAKLKAIRRLQVPDRVKRSRADFIIETGRPKSETHRQIRFIASCFHAR
- the aroE gene encoding shikimate dehydrogenase translates to MSNIPYAEVIGDPIAQSKSPLIHGFWLEALGLAGDYRRAHVKSEGLAAYIAERRSDPDWRGCNVTMPHKGAVMDLVDDPGDIRGTIGAMNTIVRQKDGSLIGTNTDAAGFYSPLAELDLEGAAVAVIGAGGAARAVLFALARANVGAVTILNRSPLKAMGLLATFGLKGEVVALDAQLPPVSLLVNSSSLGMKGQPPLDLDLSPLTEDAIVYDLVYSPLQTGLLKAAEARGLDTVDGLDMLIGQAALAFELFFGSAPPEGRDEELRALLTA
- a CDS encoding Maf family protein — translated: MTILLASQSSGRAAMLRAAGLEFEISAAHVDEEALTASLLATGQTPRNIADALAEAKAVKISSRLPGVTVIGADSTLALDDGSMLSKPESPEEAEDHLRRMAGARHRLFSAAVAARDGAPVWRAIGEAKLWMRPLSDAFIADYVAREWDSIRWTVGCYEIEGAGVQLFERVEGDPWTIIGMPMLPLLAWLRTTGLAVS
- a CDS encoding pyruvate, water dikinase regulatory protein, which translates into the protein MGRLHLHLISDSTGETLENIAKAAIAQFDDVEVVRHFWPMVRSESHLDRIMAEVQASPGMILFTLVNGELRVSLERRASALNLPTVAALDAVTDALSRMLGQEAKARPGRQHQLDAAYFARVEAIQFTVAHDDGIGWENWEQADIVLAGVSRTSKTPTSIYLANRGFKTANIPIVPESPPPNALFSLKRPMIVGLTTGLDRLVQVRRNRLLSLNQAPETSYVDDERVKAELAYARRMFADNGWPVIDVTRRSIEETAAAVIKLVEDRGAA